One genomic segment of Kiritimatiella glycovorans includes these proteins:
- the infA gene encoding translation initiation factor IF-1 has translation MAKQKDDIVEVEGVVKEVLPATMYRVELENGHVVLAHISGKMRKHFIRIATGDKVRVEVSAYDLTKGRITYRYRG, from the coding sequence ATGGCCAAGCAGAAAGACGACATAGTCGAGGTGGAGGGCGTCGTAAAAGAGGTCCTTCCCGCCACGATGTACCGGGTCGAGCTGGAGAACGGTCACGTCGTGCTCGCACACATATCGGGAAAGATGCGCAAGCATTTCATCCGGATCGCCACCGGCGACAAGGTCCGCGTGGAGGTCTCGGCGTACGATCTGACCAAGGGGCGGATCACTTACCGCTATCGGGGCTGA
- a CDS encoding ABC transporter permease gives MNRVGAFRSLWWKEFAGYFRSPIAGVAAFVFLVLMALSFWKLVSMLSTGEELARILPWFFGSPLIWFSMPLLAPLLTMRLFAEERRSGTLETLLTAPVSEGTAVAAKFAGAWAFLALLWLPAFAYLAVLDHMVAGAQLMDPAASAVGYLGAVLGGSVYLAAGLLFSAASASQIAAAIGAFCVLTAGSLLALFGAYSTAAPALRRTGEYICPYLHMLEFSRGVLDTRPMIFYLSVSALLLFASARILEARKWRTP, from the coding sequence ATGAACCGCGTCGGGGCATTCCGCAGCCTGTGGTGGAAGGAGTTCGCGGGCTACTTCCGCTCGCCGATCGCCGGGGTCGCCGCGTTCGTGTTTCTCGTGCTGATGGCGCTCAGCTTCTGGAAGCTGGTGTCCATGCTGAGTACCGGCGAGGAACTGGCGCGCATCCTGCCCTGGTTCTTCGGGTCGCCGCTCATCTGGTTCAGCATGCCGCTGCTCGCCCCCCTGCTGACCATGCGCCTCTTCGCGGAGGAACGCCGCAGCGGGACGCTGGAGACGCTGCTGACCGCGCCCGTCTCGGAGGGGACCGCGGTGGCGGCCAAGTTCGCCGGGGCGTGGGCGTTCCTGGCCCTGCTCTGGCTCCCGGCGTTCGCCTACCTGGCCGTGCTCGACCACATGGTCGCGGGCGCGCAGCTCATGGATCCGGCCGCCTCCGCCGTCGGCTACCTGGGCGCCGTGCTGGGGGGATCGGTCTACCTGGCGGCGGGACTGCTCTTCTCCGCCGCCAGCGCCAGCCAGATCGCAGCGGCCATCGGCGCCTTCTGCGTACTGACCGCCGGCTCGCTGCTCGCCCTCTTCGGGGCCTACAGCACCGCCGCGCCCGCGCTGCGGCGTACGGGTGAGTATATCTGCCCCTACCTGCACATGCTCGAGTTCTCGCGCGGAGTCCTCGATACCCGCCCGATGATCTTCTACCTCAGCGTGAGCGCCCTGCTCCTGTTCGCGTCCGCCCGCATACTCGAAGCCCGCAAATGGAGGACGCCCTGA
- a CDS encoding IS30 family transposase gives MEQNQNSRKGKHLTRVERMVIERMSRGGIPPRDIAAALERHPRTIQRELKRGTVTHRDSEWREYRTYSSDRGQDLHDYHATARGPGLRLGRNYALAEFIRCRIVEHKESPDVVAFRMRQAGLEEVVCTKTIYNYIDKGVIFGLSNESLWEKRKRAKRRKRGARRLAKRISKGKSIDQRPEGAETREEFGHWEMDLVTGPTRGSNAALLTLVERRHRITIIRKLPDKSQASVLKVLRGLEREHGSRCFRQIFKTITVDNGSEFLDFEALEASSFSKQQRTQIFYAHPYSSWERGSNENGNRMIRRFVAKGRDIARFTKQKIRDIELWINNYPRRILDFMTPHELFTNELKTIS, from the coding sequence ATGGAACAGAATCAGAATAGCAGGAAGGGCAAGCACTTGACGAGGGTGGAGCGCATGGTGATTGAGCGGATGTCCCGTGGGGGGATCCCCCCACGGGACATCGCGGCCGCCTTGGAGCGTCACCCGCGTACGATCCAGCGTGAGCTCAAGCGCGGGACGGTGACCCACCGGGACTCGGAGTGGCGGGAATACCGGACCTACAGCAGCGATCGCGGCCAGGACCTCCATGATTACCACGCCACCGCAAGGGGGCCCGGTCTGAGGCTGGGCCGCAACTATGCGCTGGCCGAATTCATCCGTTGCCGCATTGTGGAACATAAGGAATCGCCCGATGTAGTCGCCTTTCGGATGCGTCAGGCCGGTCTGGAGGAGGTGGTGTGCACCAAGACGATCTATAACTACATCGATAAAGGCGTCATTTTCGGGCTCAGCAACGAGTCACTGTGGGAGAAGCGTAAGCGAGCCAAGCGGCGCAAACGCGGCGCTCGGCGGTTGGCGAAGCGGATTTCCAAAGGCAAAAGCATCGACCAGCGTCCCGAAGGAGCCGAGACGCGCGAGGAGTTCGGACACTGGGAGATGGACCTGGTGACCGGCCCCACGCGCGGGTCCAATGCCGCCCTATTGACCCTGGTGGAACGCAGACATCGGATCACGATCATTCGCAAGCTGCCTGATAAGAGCCAAGCCAGCGTGCTCAAAGTTCTCAGAGGGCTCGAGCGTGAACATGGCTCCCGCTGCTTCCGTCAGATCTTCAAGACCATCACGGTCGACAACGGCAGCGAGTTCCTGGACTTCGAAGCCTTAGAAGCCTCTTCCTTCTCGAAGCAACAGCGAACCCAGATCTTCTACGCCCACCCATACTCATCCTGGGAACGCGGATCGAACGAGAACGGCAACAGGATGATCAGACGGTTCGTGGCCAAGGGCCGGGATATCGCGCGCTTTACCAAGCAGAAAATCCGCGACATCGAGCTATGGATCAATAACTACCCGCGCCGGATCCTCGACTTCATGACCCCTCACGAACTCTTCACGAACGAACTCAAAACGATCTCATAA
- a CDS encoding sodium-dependent transporter — protein MAAEREHWGSNLGFILAAAGSAVGLGNIWKFPYITGENGGGAFVLVYLLCIAVIGVPVMICEIALGRHTQRNPVGAFKQLNPVSCTMAHFIGLCFMLSGLFLFCFSQWGWGATALVIGALIFRYRWILVGAMGVLAGFVILSFYSVVAGWTLGYVLQAVGGQLTFANVAEAQEHFGVFIRDVRWAIGCHFAFIVICVLIVYHGIKSGIERWSKVLMPVLFLLLLALIIRGITLPGAMAGVRFYLSPDFSRIDAQSILVALGHAFFSLSLGMGAIITYGSYLRRDQNIFTSTLSIAALDTLVALMAGLAMFPAVFARGFAPDTGPGLVFQVLPAVFHQIPLGALWAFLFFLLLLVAAVTSGISLLEVVTAYFVDERRWPRRRAVVVFGAVIFLLGSLCAVSVADWSRIEPLHRFLVAAFGTTEASFFDVMDHMASNWMLPLGGLFISLFVGWVWGTRHAVDEIRHGSHNFADVHLMSLLAGLRDDPSHNSPAHVITLASLWGIFIRFISPVAVLIAFLNTIGWLDFT, from the coding sequence ATGGCAGCCGAGCGAGAACATTGGGGCAGCAACCTCGGATTCATCCTCGCCGCCGCGGGATCGGCGGTCGGACTCGGGAACATCTGGAAGTTCCCGTACATCACCGGCGAAAACGGGGGCGGGGCCTTCGTACTGGTCTATCTGCTCTGCATCGCGGTAATCGGCGTTCCGGTCATGATCTGCGAGATCGCGCTCGGCCGGCACACCCAGCGGAATCCCGTCGGGGCCTTCAAGCAGCTCAATCCCGTCTCCTGCACCATGGCCCATTTCATCGGGCTCTGCTTCATGCTGAGCGGCCTCTTCCTCTTCTGTTTCAGTCAGTGGGGCTGGGGCGCGACCGCGCTGGTGATCGGGGCACTCATCTTCCGCTATCGCTGGATCCTCGTGGGCGCCATGGGCGTCCTGGCCGGATTCGTGATCCTCTCGTTCTACAGCGTCGTCGCCGGCTGGACACTGGGGTACGTCCTTCAGGCCGTCGGGGGGCAGCTCACCTTCGCGAACGTGGCGGAGGCGCAGGAACACTTCGGGGTGTTCATCCGCGACGTCCGCTGGGCGATCGGGTGTCATTTCGCCTTCATCGTCATCTGCGTACTGATCGTCTACCACGGCATCAAATCCGGCATCGAGCGCTGGTCGAAGGTCCTGATGCCGGTCCTGTTCCTGCTCCTGCTCGCGCTGATCATCCGGGGCATCACGCTGCCCGGGGCGATGGCGGGGGTCCGTTTCTACCTGAGTCCCGACTTCAGCCGGATCGACGCGCAGAGCATCCTCGTGGCGCTCGGCCACGCCTTCTTCTCGCTCAGCCTCGGCATGGGGGCCATCATCACCTACGGGAGCTACCTGCGGCGCGACCAGAACATCTTCACCTCCACGCTCTCGATCGCGGCGCTCGACACGCTCGTCGCGCTGATGGCGGGACTGGCGATGTTTCCCGCCGTGTTCGCGCGCGGATTCGCGCCGGACACGGGGCCGGGACTGGTGTTCCAGGTCCTCCCCGCCGTATTCCACCAGATCCCGCTCGGCGCGTTGTGGGCGTTCCTCTTTTTCCTGCTCCTGCTGGTCGCCGCCGTGACCTCCGGGATCAGCCTGCTCGAGGTCGTGACGGCCTACTTCGTCGACGAGCGCCGCTGGCCGCGCCGGCGCGCGGTCGTGGTCTTCGGCGCGGTCATCTTCCTGCTGGGCAGCCTCTGCGCGGTGAGCGTGGCGGACTGGAGCCGGATCGAGCCGCTCCACCGCTTCCTCGTGGCCGCGTTCGGCACCACGGAGGCCTCCTTTTTCGACGTCATGGACCACATGGCCTCCAACTGGATGCTCCCGCTGGGCGGACTCTTCATCTCGCTGTTCGTGGGATGGGTCTGGGGTACGCGCCATGCGGTGGATGAGATCCGGCACGGCTCGCACAACTTCGCCGACGTGCACCTGATGAGCCTGCTGGCGGGACTGCGCGACGATCCCTCCCACAACTCGCCGGCCCACGTGATCACGCTCGCCTCGCTCTGGGGCATCTTTATCCGCTTCATCAGCCCCGTCGCCGTGCTGATCGCATTCCTGAACACGATCGGATGGCTGGACTTCACATGA
- a CDS encoding DUF4340 domain-containing protein → MLRTTTWIMVAGALGAAALVWWTGIGGGEARLPAAGDRAMRFSLETMSAVRFERGDTTLECARRHGAWQMLRPSLSRVDHSELDRITSSLHTLEVLDRIDLDETATLKEYGLENPRARVAVRDNRGEHVWLVGRSAPLSEGVYLRPQGEAYVLRTEDRVLELIPESAARLRDRSLFHLADERVRRIDVRRDAGALQLVRHESGWSIRQPVSSAARDHVVEDWLNSLYGQKIHAFIADEVSDLAGYGLQASSRRISLGAGEDEGESLVLGDSLPEQPGMMYAKYGDDYSIFAVSNRLAELLDIPLRELRDPRLVPASPAELDRIELRRGSDRVLLRRRDPEGWAVSEPPSFAAESSTVDRLLKLWTSAEVDRYLQPEEWPAGETGETCWHVEFSGQDERVYRFTVAAETHPDGGHLLRSEDSEMPALVSDPLLPAVSSDPLFYRRLTVLELPREKIRRVELRGSGRTIEYDFEADESGDAPDWVRRLIETGDGLRAVRYVQSAPGQPERFGLDAPPVRITFLFRGAEDLGRVLLLGKEIESGYYARFQGRDPVFVLPRDAVESLTRSLRTTEGAAEADGASPARSAQERE, encoded by the coding sequence ATGCTCAGAACGACGACATGGATCATGGTGGCCGGCGCGCTGGGAGCGGCGGCCCTGGTCTGGTGGACCGGGATCGGGGGCGGGGAGGCCCGTCTTCCCGCGGCCGGCGACCGCGCGATGCGCTTTTCGCTCGAGACGATGAGCGCGGTGCGCTTCGAGCGCGGCGATACGACCCTGGAGTGCGCCCGGCGGCACGGGGCGTGGCAGATGCTCCGACCCTCGCTCTCACGGGTGGATCACAGCGAACTGGACCGCATTACGTCCTCGCTGCACACGCTCGAAGTCCTCGACCGTATCGATCTCGACGAAACCGCCACGCTGAAGGAGTACGGACTCGAAAACCCGCGCGCCCGGGTCGCCGTCCGCGACAACCGCGGCGAACACGTCTGGCTGGTGGGCCGCTCGGCGCCGCTCTCGGAGGGGGTCTATCTTCGTCCGCAGGGCGAAGCCTATGTGCTGCGCACCGAGGACCGGGTGCTGGAACTGATTCCGGAGAGCGCCGCCCGGCTCAGAGACCGCAGCCTGTTTCATCTCGCCGACGAACGGGTCCGCCGCATTGACGTCCGTCGCGACGCGGGAGCGCTGCAGCTCGTCCGCCACGAAAGCGGCTGGAGTATACGCCAGCCCGTATCCTCCGCGGCGCGCGACCACGTCGTCGAAGACTGGCTGAACAGCCTCTACGGACAGAAAATCCATGCCTTCATCGCCGACGAGGTCTCAGACCTGGCCGGATACGGGCTGCAGGCCTCCTCTCGGCGCATCTCGCTTGGCGCCGGGGAGGACGAGGGAGAGTCGCTGGTGCTGGGCGATTCGCTCCCGGAGCAGCCCGGAATGATGTACGCGAAATACGGGGACGATTATTCGATCTTTGCCGTTTCGAACCGCCTGGCGGAACTGCTGGATATCCCGCTCCGCGAACTCCGCGATCCGCGCCTCGTGCCCGCCTCCCCGGCGGAACTCGACCGTATCGAACTGCGGCGCGGCAGTGACCGCGTCCTCCTCCGGCGCCGTGACCCGGAGGGATGGGCCGTGAGCGAACCGCCCTCGTTCGCCGCTGAGTCTTCCACGGTGGATCGGCTGCTGAAGCTGTGGACCTCGGCGGAGGTGGACCGCTACCTCCAGCCCGAAGAATGGCCGGCGGGCGAAACCGGGGAAACCTGCTGGCACGTCGAATTCTCCGGGCAGGATGAGCGCGTCTACCGTTTTACGGTGGCGGCGGAGACCCATCCGGATGGCGGCCACCTCCTGCGGTCGGAGGACTCGGAGATGCCGGCCCTGGTGTCCGATCCGCTGCTCCCGGCCGTCTCGTCAGACCCGCTTTTCTACCGCCGACTTACCGTGCTCGAACTCCCGCGCGAAAAGATACGGCGGGTCGAACTGCGCGGATCGGGCCGTACGATCGAATATGATTTCGAAGCGGATGAGTCCGGGGATGCGCCGGACTGGGTCCGCAGACTGATTGAAACCGGAGACGGGCTGCGCGCCGTGCGCTACGTGCAGTCCGCGCCCGGCCAACCGGAACGCTTCGGTCTCGACGCCCCTCCCGTGCGCATCACGTTCCTCTTCCGGGGCGCGGAAGACCTCGGACGGGTGCTGCTGCTGGGGAAGGAAATCGAAAGCGGCTACTACGCCCGCTTCCAGGGCCGCGACCCGGTCTTTGTTCTGCCCCGCGACGCCGTGGAATCATTGACCCGGAGCCTGCGGACTACGGAGGGTGCAGCGGAGGCGGACGGGGCATCGCCCGCCCGGAGCGCGCAGGAACGTGAATGA
- a CDS encoding ABC transporter ATP-binding protein, which yields MAGLHMIRVTNLVKRYPGGVTAVDDLSFEIGAGEIVAVLGPNGAGKTTTLRVLTGFLEATSGSVEIGGTEVGVHPAEVKRNIGYLPENCPLYPDMRVDEYLQFRAAIKGVPRRDRKRRLGEVRAQCGLADRGRAVIGRLSKGYRQRVGLADALIADPELLVLDEPSVGLDPAQMRELRHLISGLASRHTVLLSTHLLPEAEAVCERVLILQSGRLLLSEKTADLRRRLGTGTRITAELRAETAAVREACATIEHVTAAEVRMREDGWVRCELHAAGEEARLAVYRMAAARDWDLRELHREPLSLEEIFVDVTRRAAGETAGGVT from the coding sequence ATGGCTGGACTTCACATGATCCGCGTAACCAACCTCGTCAAGCGCTACCCCGGCGGCGTCACCGCGGTGGACGATCTCTCCTTCGAGATCGGCGCCGGGGAGATCGTCGCGGTACTCGGCCCGAACGGGGCGGGCAAGACGACCACGCTGCGGGTGCTGACCGGATTCCTGGAGGCAACCTCCGGCTCGGTGGAAATCGGCGGCACGGAGGTCGGGGTCCACCCGGCCGAGGTGAAACGGAACATCGGCTACCTGCCCGAGAACTGTCCGCTCTATCCGGATATGCGCGTGGACGAATATCTTCAGTTCCGCGCCGCGATCAAGGGCGTGCCGCGCCGCGACCGGAAACGCCGCCTGGGTGAAGTGCGCGCCCAATGCGGACTCGCCGACCGCGGGCGTGCCGTGATCGGACGCCTGTCCAAGGGCTACCGCCAGCGGGTGGGCCTGGCCGACGCCCTGATCGCCGATCCGGAGCTGCTCGTGCTCGACGAACCCTCGGTGGGCCTGGATCCGGCCCAGATGCGCGAGCTGCGCCACCTGATCTCCGGTCTGGCCTCCCGCCACACGGTTCTGCTGTCCACCCACCTGCTCCCGGAAGCGGAAGCGGTCTGCGAGCGGGTGCTCATCCTGCAGTCCGGACGCCTCCTCCTGTCCGAAAAGACGGCCGATCTGCGCCGGCGCCTGGGAACCGGCACCCGCATCACGGCGGAACTGCGCGCGGAAACCGCGGCGGTGCGCGAGGCCTGTGCCACGATCGAGCACGTGACCGCCGCCGAGGTCCGGATGCGGGAGGACGGCTGGGTCCGCTGTGAACTGCATGCGGCCGGGGAAGAGGCGCGGCTCGCGGTGTACCGCATGGCGGCGGCGCGCGACTGGGACCTCCGCGAACTGCACCGCGAGCCGCTGTCGCTGGAAGAGATCTTCGTCGATGTCACCCGCCGCGCGGCGGGCGAGACCGCGGGAGGTGTGACATGA
- a CDS encoding PAS domain S-box protein, with translation MTCRERQLRVQRDLALALTQERGLDETLKLCLEGAFEVSGTQAGGVYLFQPDTGELAIAAHQGLSEDFLRTVRRLGPDEKPVRLVREGTPLYTRYSELPYERPPERDREGLRSVAIVPILHGDEAIGCLNVASREADRIEESDRESLETLAGVMGQVIAAKQAEIALQASEERFRKIVDHLPQFVAFADTDLRYRYVNRTYEKVFGMDAEAILGRSVPEFIGEEAFERARPHVERVLEGEKVHYREQCSCLHNGSRHIEGVLLPERDEHGRVHGYYAVLNDVTHYVEALAQLEATSARMDAAVHAGRIGIWERDFRTGTVFYSAEWKRQLGYADDDVGGALEEWTGRLHPDEASRVLEELQAFMESANTEYEFEFRLRHRDGSYRWLEARTVIYREDDGTPRRMLGTHVDVTERRQAEREREHLLHAVEQVADIVVVTDTEGAIRFVNSSFERITGYGRDEVLGENPRILKSGEQSDDYYRDLWETISGGRTWHGRFVNRKKDGEHYTESATISPVFDQNGTIVSYVAVKRDITEQLLLEEQYLHAQRLEGVGKLAGGIAHDFNNILQVMMGNAQIARTEAEEGSSLQTSLDEVLKAGKRARDLTRELLTFTRRHDTERRPVNINELIANMEGMIRTALSERVGYESRLTDGLPAVSADPGQIEQALLNLVTNARDAMPEGGSFRIETSTQYLDEWFCTWHSEASPGEYVRIDVSDTGCGMDRDTCEKAFDPFFTTKEVGAGTGLGLSSVYGIVSQHKGFISLYSEPGRGATFRLYLPASEESCEAPEAPRLEGDPVPGGTATVLLGEDDPGVMTWLRHILERAGYRVIAAEDGAAALELIDAGGEKIDLAVLDVVMPRYDGSEVARRFREKHGEEAPVVFLSGYSRNYLSGFRERDSATRILSKPCCEEDLLRAMHSLLEKR, from the coding sequence GTGACGTGCAGGGAACGGCAGCTCAGGGTGCAGCGCGATCTGGCGCTGGCGCTGACGCAGGAACGGGGACTCGACGAGACACTGAAACTCTGTCTCGAAGGCGCCTTCGAGGTTTCGGGTACGCAGGCGGGGGGCGTCTACCTCTTTCAACCCGACACCGGCGAGCTGGCGATCGCCGCGCATCAGGGCCTGTCGGAAGATTTCCTGCGCACGGTACGACGCCTCGGGCCCGACGAAAAACCCGTCCGGCTCGTCCGCGAAGGCACCCCGCTCTATACCCGCTACAGCGAACTGCCCTATGAGCGCCCTCCGGAACGGGACCGCGAGGGACTCCGCAGTGTCGCGATCGTCCCGATCCTGCACGGCGACGAGGCCATCGGCTGCCTCAACGTCGCCTCCCGCGAAGCGGACCGGATCGAGGAATCCGATCGCGAGTCGCTGGAGACACTCGCCGGGGTCATGGGGCAGGTGATCGCGGCAAAACAGGCCGAAATCGCCCTTCAGGCGAGCGAAGAACGGTTCCGGAAGATCGTCGACCACCTCCCGCAGTTCGTGGCGTTTGCCGATACCGACCTCCGCTACCGCTACGTCAACCGGACGTACGAGAAGGTGTTCGGGATGGACGCCGAAGCGATCCTGGGGCGCAGCGTGCCCGAGTTTATCGGCGAAGAGGCCTTCGAGCGGGCGCGACCGCACGTCGAGCGCGTGCTCGAGGGCGAAAAGGTTCACTACCGTGAACAGTGCTCCTGCCTTCACAACGGGTCGCGGCACATCGAAGGCGTCCTGCTGCCCGAACGCGACGAGCACGGCCGCGTCCACGGCTACTACGCCGTTCTGAACGACGTCACTCATTACGTAGAAGCGCTGGCACAGCTTGAAGCGACCTCGGCGCGGATGGACGCCGCCGTGCACGCGGGAAGGATCGGGATCTGGGAGCGCGACTTCAGGACGGGTACCGTATTCTACTCCGCCGAGTGGAAACGCCAGCTCGGATATGCGGATGACGACGTGGGCGGGGCGCTGGAGGAGTGGACCGGCCGGCTGCATCCGGATGAGGCTTCGCGCGTGCTGGAGGAACTGCAAGCGTTCATGGAGAGTGCGAACACCGAGTACGAGTTTGAATTCAGACTGCGCCACCGCGACGGATCGTACCGGTGGCTGGAGGCTCGTACGGTCATCTATCGCGAAGACGACGGAACGCCGCGGCGGATGCTGGGTACGCATGTCGACGTCACCGAGCGCAGGCAGGCCGAACGGGAGCGGGAACACCTGCTGCACGCGGTGGAGCAGGTGGCCGACATCGTCGTGGTCACCGACACCGAAGGCGCCATCCGGTTCGTGAACTCCTCGTTCGAGCGGATCACCGGGTACGGCAGGGACGAGGTCCTGGGTGAAAACCCGCGCATTCTCAAGAGCGGGGAGCAGTCGGACGATTACTACCGCGACCTCTGGGAGACGATCTCCGGCGGCCGGACCTGGCACGGTCGGTTCGTCAATCGGAAGAAGGACGGCGAGCACTACACGGAATCCGCCACCATCTCGCCCGTGTTCGATCAGAACGGGACGATCGTGAGCTATGTCGCCGTCAAGCGCGACATCACGGAACAACTCCTGCTCGAGGAGCAGTACCTGCACGCCCAGCGGCTGGAGGGGGTGGGCAAGCTCGCCGGGGGGATTGCGCACGATTTCAACAATATCCTGCAGGTGATGATGGGCAACGCGCAGATCGCGCGCACGGAGGCCGAGGAGGGGTCCTCGCTCCAGACTTCGCTCGACGAGGTGCTCAAGGCCGGCAAGCGGGCGCGCGATCTGACCCGCGAGCTGTTGACGTTCACGCGGCGGCACGACACCGAACGCCGGCCGGTCAACATCAATGAACTCATTGCCAACATGGAGGGCATGATCAGGACCGCGCTCAGTGAACGCGTGGGCTACGAATCCCGCCTGACCGACGGCCTGCCCGCGGTCAGCGCCGATCCCGGCCAGATCGAGCAGGCCCTGCTGAATCTGGTGACCAACGCGCGCGATGCCATGCCCGAGGGCGGGAGCTTCCGCATCGAGACCTCGACCCAGTATCTCGATGAATGGTTCTGTACGTGGCACAGCGAAGCCTCGCCCGGAGAATACGTGCGGATCGATGTCAGCGATACGGGATGCGGGATGGACCGTGACACCTGCGAGAAGGCGTTCGACCCGTTTTTCACCACCAAGGAAGTGGGAGCGGGAACGGGCTTGGGGCTCTCCTCGGTCTACGGCATCGTGTCGCAGCACAAGGGATTCATATCCCTGTACAGTGAGCCGGGCCGGGGCGCGACCTTCCGGCTTTATCTGCCCGCGAGCGAAGAGTCGTGCGAAGCTCCCGAAGCGCCCCGCCTCGAAGGCGATCCGGTACCGGGCGGGACCGCGACCGTGCTGCTGGGCGAGGACGACCCCGGCGTGATGACCTGGCTGCGTCACATACTCGAGCGAGCGGGGTACCGCGTGATCGCCGCCGAGGACGGGGCCGCGGCTTTGGAGCTCATCGACGCCGGCGGCGAAAAGATCGATCTGGCCGTGCTCGATGTCGTCATGCCCCGTTACGACGGAAGCGAAGTGGCCCGCCGTTTTCGCGAAAAGCATGGCGAGGAGGCCCCCGTCGTTTTTCTGAGCGGGTACAGTCGCAATTATCTCAGCGGGTTCCGCGAGCGCGACTCCGCCACGCGCATCCTGTCCAAACCCTGCTGCGAGGAAGATCTCCTGCGCGCCATGCATTCGTTGCTGGAGAAGAGGTGA
- a CDS encoding DUF2905 domain-containing protein, with amino-acid sequence MKSIATTMILTGGVLLVLGLLMFFAARLPFPFGRLPGDIHVHGRNTTFHFPVVTCIVVSVVLTLILNLLMRIVNR; translated from the coding sequence ATGAAGTCGATCGCTACCACCATGATTCTGACGGGCGGCGTCCTGCTGGTGCTGGGTCTGCTGATGTTTTTTGCCGCGCGGCTCCCGTTCCCCTTCGGACGGCTGCCCGGCGATATCCACGTCCACGGCCGGAACACGACATTCCATTTCCCGGTGGTGACGTGTATCGTGGTCAGTGTCGTGCTGACGCTGATTCTGAATCTCCTGATGCGGATAGTAAACAGGTGA
- a CDS encoding GldG family protein → MTADARQRRRGMRIDRALALCAAALLVVFVNLLAERFFLRADVSRGRYYELGERTRETLHAVTGRVDAAVLFSRDHPISEHLGNLLREYRALAPELRVEWVDPERDISRAEEIAEKYGIDRSGVVVLSSGERHRVVDREDLAVYDYSGVRRGGEPQLKAFTGERAVTSALAHLQTTEKPVVCVLQGHGERDFRDFDRRSGYSTVARIMRRDNMKLRPLTFGRENRVPEECAVLLVPGPTRRLSDAEIERISDYLEDGGRMFLLLDALVETGLAPLMERWGIELRHDVVMDPSRSLEGRGILLSNYADHPVTAARRGYSALFFRPRSVRPTLVARMLDSPDRPRVTPLFTCSKNGWAEAQPESSPASYDPDTPDLKGPVPVAAAVEKGGGGGLDVQIRPTRIVVYGDADFISNAAITGGDRDLFMGAMHWLLDRETPVDVPPRALRRVRLSMGGHARQVWFWGAVAGGPALAALLGLAVAWRRRV, encoded by the coding sequence ATGACCGCGGACGCCAGACAGAGACGGCGGGGCATGCGGATCGACCGCGCGCTCGCGCTCTGCGCGGCCGCGCTCCTGGTCGTGTTCGTCAACCTCCTCGCGGAGCGCTTCTTCTTGCGCGCCGACGTCAGCCGCGGCCGTTATTACGAACTCGGCGAGCGTACGCGCGAGACCCTGCACGCCGTCACGGGGCGCGTCGACGCCGCGGTGCTTTTCAGCCGCGACCACCCCATCTCCGAACACCTGGGCAACCTGCTGCGTGAATACCGCGCCCTCGCACCCGAACTGCGGGTCGAGTGGGTCGATCCCGAACGCGACATCTCGCGCGCCGAGGAAATCGCGGAGAAGTACGGCATCGACCGCTCGGGCGTCGTCGTTCTCTCTTCCGGCGAGCGCCACCGGGTGGTCGACCGCGAAGACCTGGCGGTGTACGACTACTCGGGCGTGCGGCGCGGGGGCGAACCTCAGCTCAAGGCGTTTACCGGCGAGCGCGCCGTCACTTCGGCGCTGGCGCACCTGCAGACGACCGAGAAACCGGTCGTGTGCGTCCTGCAGGGCCACGGCGAGCGGGACTTCAGGGATTTCGACCGCCGCAGCGGGTACTCCACCGTCGCGCGCATCATGCGGCGCGACAACATGAAGCTCCGCCCGCTCACCTTCGGCAGGGAAAACCGGGTTCCGGAAGAATGCGCCGTCCTGCTCGTGCCCGGCCCGACGCGCCGCCTCTCGGACGCGGAAATCGAACGGATCTCCGACTACCTCGAGGACGGCGGCCGGATGTTTCTGCTGCTCGACGCCCTGGTGGAGACGGGGCTGGCGCCGCTGATGGAGCGCTGGGGCATCGAACTGCGCCACGACGTGGTCATGGACCCCTCCCGTTCGCTGGAGGGGCGCGGCATCCTGCTCTCGAACTACGCGGACCATCCCGTGACCGCGGCCCGCCGCGGGTACAGCGCGCTGTTCTTCCGTCCGCGCAGCGTCCGCCCCACCCTCGTGGCCCGGATGCTCGACTCCCCCGACCGCCCCCGCGTCACCCCGCTGTTCACCTGTTCTAAAAACGGCTGGGCGGAGGCGCAGCCGGAGTCGTCGCCCGCCTCGTACGATCCGGACACGCCGGACCTCAAGGGGCCCGTGCCCGTGGCCGCGGCCGTCGAGAAAGGCGGGGGCGGCGGGCTCGACGTCCAGATCCGGCCGACCCGGATCGTCGTCTACGGGGATGCGGATTTCATTTCCAACGCGGCCATCACGGGCGGCGACCGCGATCTGTTCATGGGGGCCATGCACTGGCTGCTCGACCGTGAAACGCCGGTCGACGTCCCGCCCCGTGCGCTGCGCCGGGTCCGGCTCAGCATGGGCGGCCACGCCCGCCAGGTATGGTTCTGGGGCGCCGTGGCGGGAGGCCCCGCGCTGGCCGCGCTGCTGGGTCTGGCCGTAGCCTGGCGCCGGAGGGTGTGA